In Bordetella holmesii ATCC 51541, the following proteins share a genomic window:
- the atpG gene encoding ATP synthase F1, gamma subunit — translation MPGIKEIRTKIKSVQNTRKITKAMEMVAASKMRKAQDRMRAGRPYANKVREIAAHLMQANPEYNHPYLQEREIKAVGVVLVTTDKGLCGGLNTNISRLALSRLKDFEAQNIKVQSTAFGNKGLGLLTRIGAKLVSQETQLGDKPDLDRLLGAIKVQLDDYLEGRIDALYVATTRFVNTMKQEPVFLRLLPLASGLDDPFQSGVELLDGTAEVKSDYSWDYIYEPDAKSVIDDLLQRYVEGLLYQAVAENMASEQSARMVAMKAASDNAKKVIGELQLVYNKTRQAAITKEISEIVGGAAAV, via the coding sequence ATGCCCGGAATCAAGGAAATCCGAACCAAGATCAAGAGCGTGCAGAACACGCGCAAGATCACCAAGGCGATGGAAATGGTCGCCGCATCCAAGATGCGCAAGGCGCAGGATCGGATGCGCGCGGGTCGTCCGTACGCCAACAAGGTGCGCGAGATCGCCGCGCATCTGATGCAGGCCAACCCCGAGTACAACCATCCCTATCTCCAGGAGCGCGAGATCAAGGCGGTGGGCGTGGTGCTGGTAACCACGGACAAGGGTTTGTGCGGTGGCCTGAACACCAACATCAGCCGTCTTGCTCTGTCGCGCCTGAAGGACTTCGAAGCGCAGAACATCAAGGTTCAGTCGACCGCCTTCGGCAACAAGGGCCTCGGCCTGTTGACCCGTATTGGCGCCAAGCTGGTGTCGCAGGAGACCCAATTGGGCGACAAGCCCGATCTGGATCGTCTGCTGGGTGCCATCAAGGTGCAGTTGGACGACTACCTCGAAGGCCGCATTGATGCGCTTTACGTGGCGACCACCCGCTTCGTCAATACGATGAAGCAGGAGCCGGTGTTCTTGCGCCTCTTGCCGCTGGCTTCTGGTTTGGACGATCCCTTCCAGTCGGGCGTGGAGCTTCTGGATGGTACCGCTGAGGTCAAATCTGACTATAGCTGGGACTATATCTACGAACCGGACGCCAAGAGCGTGATCGACGATTTGCTGCAACGCTACGTCGAAGGCCTTCTGTATCAGGCCGTGGCCGAGAACATGGCCTCGGAACAGTCCGCTCGTATGGTCGCCATGAAGGCGGCGTCGGACAACGCGAAGAAGGTCATCGGTGAGCTCCAGCTGGTCTACAACAAGACCCGCCAAGCCGCGATCACCAAGGAAATTTCGGAAATCGTAGGGGGCGCTGCCGCGGTGTAA
- the atpE gene encoding ATP synthase F0, C subunit, with translation MTNVAFVALACGLIIGLGAIGACIGIALMGGKYLEASARQPELMNALQTKMFLLAGLIDAAFLIGVGIAMLFAFANPFVG, from the coding sequence ATGACCAACGTCGCTTTCGTTGCTCTCGCTTGCGGTCTCATCATCGGTCTGGGCGCTATCGGCGCTTGCATCGGTATCGCACTGATGGGCGGCAAGTACCTGGAAGCTTCGGCTCGTCAGCCCGAACTGATGAACGCGCTGCAAACCAAGATGTTCCTGTTGGCTGGCCTGATCGACGCGGCGTTCCTGATCGGTGTGGGTATCGCCATGCTGTTCGCCTTCGCCAATCCGTTCGTCGGCTAA
- the atpC gene encoding ATP synthase F1, epsilon subunit, translated as MATLHVDVVSAEEAIFADEAKFVVLPGESGELGILPGHTPLISRIRPGTVKIVRADEGEENIFVAGGILEVQPGSVTVLADTAIRAADLDEARALAAREKAEEALRNAKDREDIAVVEAELAMLAAQAAAARRLRNGRNSH; from the coding sequence ATGGCAACCCTGCATGTTGATGTGGTCAGCGCAGAGGAAGCGATCTTTGCCGATGAGGCGAAGTTCGTGGTGCTGCCTGGCGAGTCGGGTGAACTGGGCATTCTGCCCGGGCACACCCCGCTCATTTCGCGCATCCGCCCCGGGACGGTCAAGATCGTCCGTGCCGACGAAGGCGAGGAAAACATCTTCGTCGCCGGGGGCATTCTGGAAGTGCAGCCCGGCAGCGTGACCGTGTTGGCCGATACGGCCATCCGGGCGGCTGACCTGGACGAAGCCCGTGCCCTGGCTGCGCGCGAGAAGGCCGAGGAGGCCTTGCGCAATGCCAAGGACCGCGAGGACATCGCCGTCGTCGAGGCGGAGCTGGCCATGCTGGCAGCTCAGGCCGCAGCGGCCCGCCGCCTGCGCAACGGCCGCAATTCGCACTAA
- the hemE gene encoding uroporphyrinogen decarboxylase, producing MSPALKNDVFLRALLREPVPYTPIWLMRQAGRYLPEYRATRAKAGSFMALARNTAYATEVTLQPLARFELDAAILFSDILTVPDAMGLGLDFAIGEGPRFAHPIRDEADVVRLAVPDMEKLRYVFDAVGSIRRELDGRVPLIGFAGSPWTIACYMVEGKGSDDYRQIKTLLYSRPDLLHRILEVNAEATTRYLNQQIEAGAQAVMIFDSWGGVLADGLYQTFSLAYTRKVIAGLHREHDGHRVPVIAFTKGGGMWLEEIASSGCDAVGLDWTVNLGQARRRVDDRVALQGNLDPMTLFGTTETIRAQARRTLDAFGPVGRGGHVFNLGHGISQFTPPEAVAELVDEVHQYSRALHAK from the coding sequence GTGTCCCCTGCCCTGAAGAACGATGTGTTCCTGCGCGCCCTGCTGCGCGAGCCTGTGCCCTACACGCCGATCTGGCTGATGCGTCAGGCGGGCCGCTACTTGCCCGAGTATCGCGCCACCCGGGCCAAGGCGGGATCCTTCATGGCTTTGGCCCGTAATACGGCCTATGCCACTGAGGTGACATTGCAGCCTCTGGCCCGGTTCGAGCTGGATGCGGCGATTCTGTTCTCGGATATTCTGACCGTACCGGACGCCATGGGCCTGGGCCTGGATTTCGCCATCGGTGAAGGGCCCCGCTTTGCGCATCCCATCCGTGACGAGGCGGATGTTGTCCGCCTGGCCGTGCCGGACATGGAGAAGCTGCGCTATGTCTTTGATGCGGTCGGCAGCATACGGCGCGAACTCGACGGCCGCGTGCCGTTGATCGGCTTTGCCGGCAGTCCGTGGACGATCGCCTGCTATATGGTCGAGGGCAAGGGTAGCGATGACTACCGTCAGATCAAGACGCTGCTGTATTCGCGTCCTGATCTGCTGCATCGCATCCTGGAGGTCAACGCCGAGGCCACGACCCGCTACCTCAATCAGCAGATTGAAGCAGGTGCGCAGGCCGTGATGATTTTCGACAGTTGGGGTGGCGTGCTTGCCGACGGGCTGTATCAGACGTTTTCGCTTGCCTACACACGCAAAGTCATCGCCGGATTGCATCGTGAGCATGACGGACACCGTGTTCCGGTGATTGCCTTTACCAAGGGTGGTGGCATGTGGCTGGAAGAGATCGCTTCCAGTGGGTGCGATGCGGTGGGGCTGGATTGGACGGTCAATCTGGGGCAGGCCCGCCGGCGGGTGGATGACAGGGTGGCGTTGCAGGGCAATCTGGACCCCATGACGCTCTTCGGCACCACCGAGACCATACGCGCGCAGGCGCGTCGCACGCTGGATGCTTTTGGGCCGGTTGGCCGGGGTGGCCACGTCTTCAATCTGGGACATGGCATCTCGCAGTTCACCCCGCCCGAAGCCGTCGCGGAACTGGTCGACGAAGTGCACCAATACAGCCGGGCCTTGCATGCTAAGTGA
- a CDS encoding helix-turn-helix family protein: protein MNTHKHARLTFLRRLEMVQQLIAHQVCVPEAARAYGVTAPTVRKWLGRFLAQGQAGLADASSRPTVSPRAIAPAKALAIVELRRKRLTQARIAQALGVSASTVSRVLARAGLSHLADLEPAEPVVRYEHQAPAICCTSTSRSWDVSSALATGSRATDAIPLRGPAGTSSSWPSMTTPAWPSPTSTPTSASPAPSSSSRTQWPTTSAWA, encoded by the coding sequence ATGAACACCCATAAGCATGCCCGATTGACCTTCCTACGTCGCCTCGAAATGGTCCAGCAATTGATCGCCCATCAAGTTTGTGTGCCTGAAGCGGCCCGCGCCTATGGGGTCACCGCGCCGACTGTGCGCAAATGGCTGGGCCGCTTCCTGGCTCAGGGCCAGGCGGGCTTGGCCGATGCGTCCTCGCGCCCGACGGTCTCGCCCCGAGCGATTGCGCCGGCCAAGGCGCTGGCTATCGTGGAGCTGCGCCGCAAGCGGCTGACCCAAGCGCGCATCGCCCAGGCGCTGGGCGTGTCAGCCAGCACCGTCAGCCGCGTCCTGGCCCGCGCCGGTCTGTCGCACCTGGCCGACCTGGAGCCGGCCGAGCCGGTGGTGCGCTACGAGCATCAGGCCCCGGCGATCTGCTGCACATCGACATCAAGAAGCTGGGACGTATCCAGCGCCCTGGCCACCGGGTCACGGGCAACCGACGCGATACCGTTGAGGGGGCCGGCTGGGACTTCGTCTTCGTGGCCATCGATGACCACGCCCGCGTGGCCTTCACCGACATCCACCCCGACGAGCGCTTCCCCAGCGCCGTCCAGTTCCTCAAGGACGCAGTGGCCTACTACCAGCGCCTGGGCGTGA
- a CDS encoding ATP synthase I chain family protein — translation MGAGAYFLPNALFALRLLINVVKSVPPNPLTFFLGEMFKLLITALLLWLIWHYTQAWLVWPAVLLGLILTLKGYLVLLMFRKLS, via the coding sequence TTGGGAGCGGGGGCGTATTTCTTGCCCAATGCATTGTTTGCATTGCGCTTGCTGATAAACGTCGTCAAGTCGGTGCCTCCCAATCCGTTGACATTCTTCCTGGGCGAGATGTTCAAGCTGCTCATAACGGCATTGCTGTTGTGGCTGATATGGCACTACACACAGGCCTGGTTGGTCTGGCCGGCGGTGCTGTTGGGCTTGATACTGACGCTCAAGGGCTACCTCGTGCTGCTGATGTTCCGCAAGTTGTCATAG
- the atpH gene encoding ATP synthase F1, delta subunit has translation MAELSTVARPYAEALFGAARDDKAGLAAWAELLGELAQLAANPDVREAMTDPRLDDAQRGQVFTSLIKSPLPQAVRNFIDLLVQNDRLLLLPIIATQFVDLKNRHEGTAQAEITSAFEMSDAQVNELIAALEVKFGLKLKPHVTVDQSLIGGVRVAVGDQVLDTSVKAQLARLRDTLAA, from the coding sequence ATGGCTGAACTTTCCACTGTTGCCCGCCCCTACGCCGAAGCGTTGTTCGGCGCTGCGCGCGACGACAAGGCTGGCCTGGCCGCTTGGGCCGAGCTTCTCGGCGAACTGGCCCAGCTTGCCGCCAACCCCGATGTGCGCGAGGCGATGACCGATCCGCGCCTGGACGACGCACAGCGTGGCCAGGTGTTTACCAGCTTGATCAAATCGCCGCTGCCGCAGGCCGTGCGCAATTTCATCGACCTGCTGGTACAGAACGACCGGCTGCTGCTGCTGCCCATCATCGCCACGCAATTTGTCGATCTGAAAAATCGTCATGAGGGCACGGCGCAGGCGGAAATTACCAGCGCGTTCGAAATGAGTGATGCTCAGGTCAACGAGCTGATCGCCGCGCTCGAAGTCAAATTCGGTCTCAAGCTCAAGCCGCATGTCACCGTCGATCAGTCCCTGATCGGCGGCGTGCGCGTGGCCGTCGGAGACCAGGTGCTCGATACTTCCGTGAAAGCCCAACTGGCCCGCTTGCGCGATACGCTGGCCGCCTGA
- the atpA gene encoding ATP synthase F1, alpha subunit, which produces MQLNPSEISELLKSRIEGLGASTDVRTQGTVVSVTDGITRIHGLSDVMQGEMLEFPNNVFGLALNLERDSVGAVILGDYTGVSEGDQVKTTGRILEVPVGPALKGRVVNTLGLPIDGKGPINTTETDIIEKVAPGVIARRSVSQPLQTGIKAIDSMVPIGRGQRELIIGDRQTGKTAVAVDTIISQKGKGVTCVYVAIGQKASTINNVVRKLEEHGAMEYTIVVAASASDSAAMQYLAAYAGCTMGEYFRDRGEDALIIYDDLTKQAWAYRQVSLLLRRPPGREAYPGDVFYLHSRLLERAARVNEEYVEKFTNGAVKGKTGSLTALPIIETQAGDVSAFVPTNVISITDGQIFLETDLFNAGVRPAINAGISVSRVGGAAQTKVVKKLSGGIRTDLAQYRELAAFAQFASDLDDATRRQLERGKRVVELLKQPQYQPLQVWELAVSLFTVNNGYLDDVDVAQVLSFEKSFKDLLKAKHAAMIQRIEDTKELSKDDEAELAAAVQDFKKHGAF; this is translated from the coding sequence ATGCAACTCAATCCCTCCGAGATCAGCGAACTGCTCAAGAGCCGCATCGAGGGCCTGGGCGCTTCGACTGATGTTCGTACCCAAGGTACCGTCGTCTCTGTGACCGACGGTATTACCCGCATTCACGGTCTGTCCGACGTGATGCAGGGCGAAATGCTCGAATTTCCCAACAATGTTTTCGGTCTGGCTCTGAACCTCGAGCGCGACTCGGTCGGCGCCGTGATTCTGGGCGACTACACCGGCGTGTCCGAAGGTGACCAGGTCAAGACCACCGGCCGCATTCTCGAAGTGCCGGTCGGCCCCGCGCTCAAGGGCCGCGTGGTCAACACGCTCGGTCTGCCTATCGATGGCAAGGGTCCGATCAACACGACGGAAACCGACATCATCGAAAAAGTGGCGCCTGGCGTTATCGCCCGTCGCTCGGTGTCGCAGCCGCTGCAAACCGGTATCAAGGCTATCGATTCGATGGTTCCGATCGGTCGTGGCCAGCGCGAGCTGATCATTGGCGACCGCCAGACCGGCAAGACGGCCGTTGCCGTCGACACCATCATCAGCCAGAAGGGCAAGGGCGTCACCTGCGTGTACGTCGCCATCGGCCAGAAGGCATCGACCATCAACAACGTCGTGCGCAAGCTCGAAGAGCACGGCGCGATGGAATACACCATCGTCGTGGCCGCTTCGGCCTCCGACTCGGCAGCCATGCAGTACCTGGCCGCCTACGCCGGTTGCACGATGGGCGAGTACTTCCGTGATCGTGGCGAAGACGCCCTGATCATTTATGACGATCTGACCAAGCAAGCCTGGGCCTATCGCCAGGTCTCGCTGCTGCTGCGCCGTCCGCCGGGCCGCGAAGCCTATCCGGGCGACGTGTTCTACCTGCACTCGCGTCTGCTCGAACGTGCCGCTCGTGTCAACGAAGAGTACGTCGAGAAGTTCACCAACGGTGCCGTCAAGGGCAAGACCGGCTCGCTGACCGCGCTGCCGATCATCGAAACCCAGGCCGGCGACGTTTCCGCCTTCGTTCCGACCAACGTGATCTCGATCACCGATGGCCAGATCTTCCTGGAAACCGACCTGTTCAACGCCGGTGTCCGTCCCGCTATCAACGCCGGTATCTCGGTGTCCCGTGTGGGCGGTGCCGCTCAGACCAAGGTCGTCAAGAAGCTGTCGGGCGGTATCCGTACCGACCTGGCGCAGTACCGTGAACTGGCCGCCTTCGCGCAGTTCGCCTCCGATCTGGACGACGCTACGCGTCGCCAGCTCGAGCGCGGCAAGCGTGTGGTCGAACTGCTCAAGCAGCCGCAGTATCAGCCGCTGCAAGTGTGGGAACTGGCCGTTTCGCTGTTCACCGTGAACAACGGTTACCTGGATGATGTGGACGTGGCCCAAGTGCTGTCCTTCGAGAAGTCCTTCAAGGACCTGCTCAAGGCCAAGCATGCTGCCATGATCCAGCGCATCGAGGACACCAAGGAACTGTCCAAGGACGACGAGGCCGAATTGGCCGCAGCTGTCCAGGATTTCAAGAAGCACGGTGCTTTTTAA
- the atpD gene encoding ATP synthase F1, beta subunit, translating to MSNGTIVQCIGAVVDIQFPRDAMPKIYEALTLADEGSSFAEKGLTFEVQQQLGDGVVRTIALGSSDGLRRGMPVNRTGAPISVPVGHGTLGRIMDVLGRPIDEAGPIQADEKRAIHQHAPKFDELSPSVELLETGIKVIDLVCPFAKGGKVGLFGGAGVGKTVNMMELINNIAKQHSGLSVFAGVGERTREGNDFYHEMEESNVLDKVAMVFGQMNEPPGNRLRVALTGLTMAEKFRDEGRDILFFVDNIYRYTLAGTEVSALLGRMPSAVGYQPTLAEEMGVLQERITSTKTGSITSIQAVYVPADDLTDPSPATTFQHLDSTVVLSRDIAALGIYPAVDPLDSSSRQLDPQVVGEEHYQVARGVQQTLQRYKELRDIIAILGMDELSPEDKQAVARARKIQRFLSQPFHVAEVFTGSPGKYVPLAETIRGFKMIVEGECDTLPEQAFYMVGTIDEAFEKAKKLQ from the coding sequence ATGAGCAACGGAACCATCGTTCAGTGCATCGGCGCCGTGGTGGACATTCAGTTCCCCCGCGACGCAATGCCCAAGATCTACGAAGCGCTCACCCTGGCCGACGAGGGTTCCTCGTTCGCCGAGAAGGGCCTGACCTTCGAAGTGCAACAGCAGCTCGGCGACGGCGTGGTCCGCACGATTGCCCTGGGCTCCAGCGACGGCCTGCGCCGTGGCATGCCCGTCAACCGCACCGGCGCTCCGATCTCGGTGCCCGTGGGTCACGGCACGCTGGGCCGCATCATGGACGTACTGGGTCGTCCCATCGACGAAGCCGGCCCGATCCAGGCTGACGAAAAGCGCGCCATTCACCAGCACGCCCCGAAGTTCGATGAGCTGTCGCCTTCGGTTGAACTGCTCGAGACCGGCATCAAGGTTATCGACCTGGTGTGCCCGTTCGCCAAGGGCGGCAAGGTTGGCCTGTTCGGCGGCGCCGGCGTGGGTAAGACCGTCAACATGATGGAACTGATCAACAACATCGCCAAGCAGCACAGCGGCTTGTCGGTGTTCGCCGGTGTGGGTGAGCGTACCCGCGAAGGCAACGACTTCTACCATGAAATGGAAGAGTCCAACGTTCTGGACAAGGTCGCCATGGTGTTCGGTCAGATGAACGAACCCCCGGGTAACCGCCTGCGCGTGGCGTTGACCGGCCTGACGATGGCCGAGAAGTTCCGCGACGAAGGCCGTGACATCCTGTTCTTCGTTGACAACATCTACCGCTACACCCTGGCCGGTACGGAAGTGTCCGCACTGCTGGGCCGTATGCCGTCGGCCGTGGGCTATCAGCCCACGCTGGCCGAGGAGATGGGCGTTCTGCAAGAGCGCATCACCTCGACCAAAACCGGCTCGATCACCTCCATTCAGGCCGTGTACGTGCCTGCCGATGACTTGACCGATCCGTCGCCGGCGACGACCTTCCAGCATTTGGACTCGACCGTGGTGCTGTCGCGTGACATCGCCGCCCTGGGTATCTACCCGGCCGTGGATCCGCTGGACTCCTCCAGCCGCCAGCTCGACCCGCAAGTCGTGGGCGAAGAACACTACCAGGTCGCCCGTGGCGTGCAGCAAACGCTGCAGCGCTACAAGGAACTACGTGACATCATCGCGATTCTGGGTATGGACGAACTGTCCCCGGAAGACAAGCAGGCCGTGGCCCGCGCGCGTAAGATCCAGCGCTTCCTGTCGCAGCCTTTCCATGTGGCAGAAGTGTTTACTGGCTCGCCGGGCAAGTACGTGCCGCTGGCCGAAACCATCCGTGGCTTCAAGATGATCGTCGAGGGCGAGTGCGATACGCTGCCCGAGCAGGCTTTCTACATGGTCGGCACGATTGACGAAGCCTTCGAGAAGGCCAAGAAACTGCAATAA
- a CDS encoding helix-turn-helix family protein produces the protein MNTHKHARLTFLRRLEMVQQLIAHQVCVPEAARAYGVTAPTVRKWLGRFLAQGQAGLADASSRPTVSPRAIAPAKALAIVELRRKRLTQARIAQALGVSASTVSRVLARAGLSHLADLEPAEPVVRYEHQAPGDLLHIDIKKLGRIQRPGHRVTGNRRDTVEGAGWDFVFVAIDDHARVAFTDIHPDERFPSAVQFLKDAVAYYQRLGVTIQRLLTDNGSAFRSRAFAALCHELGIKRRFTRPYRPQTNGKAERFIQSALREWAYAHTYQNSQHRADAMKSWLHHYNWHRPHQGIGRAVPISRLNLDEYNLLTVHS, from the coding sequence ATGAACACCCATAAGCATGCCCGATTGACCTTCCTACGTCGCCTCGAAATGGTCCAGCAATTGATCGCCCATCAAGTTTGTGTGCCTGAAGCGGCCCGCGCCTATGGGGTCACCGCGCCGACTGTGCGCAAATGGCTGGGCCGCTTTCTGGCTCAGGGCCAGGCGGGCTTGGCCGATGCGTCCTCGCGCCCGACGGTCTCGCCCCGAGCGATTGCGCCGGCCAAGGCGCTGGCTATCGTGGAGCTGCGCCGCAAGCGGCTGACCCAAGCGCGCATCGCCCAGGCGCTGGGCGTGTCAGCCAGCACCGTCAGCCGCGTCCTGGCCCGCGCCGGTCTGTCGCACCTGGCCGACCTGGAGCCGGCCGAGCCGGTGGTGCGCTACGAGCATCAGGCCCCCGGCGATCTGCTGCACATCGACATCAAGAAGCTGGGACGTATCCAGCGCCCTGGCCACCGGGTCACGGGCAACCGACGCGATACCGTTGAGGGGGCCGGCTGGGACTTCGTCTTCGTGGCCATCGATGACCACGCCCGCGTGGCCTTCACCGACATCCACCCCGACGAGCGCTTCCCCAGCGCCGTCCAGTTCCTCAAGGACGCAGTGGCCTACTACCAGCGCCTGGGCGTGACCATCCAGCGCTTGCTCACCGACAATGGCTCGGCCTTTCGCAGCCGCGCCTTCGCCGCGCTGTGCCATGAGCTGGGCATCAAGCGCCGCTTTACCCGACCTTACCGCCCACAGACCAATGGCAAGGCCGAACGCTTCATCCAGTCGGCCTTGCGTGAGTGGGCTTACGCTCACACCTACCAGAACTCCCAACACCGAGCCGATGCCATGAAATCCTGGCTACACCACTACAACTGGCATCGACCCCACCAAGGCATCGGGCGCGCTGTACCCATCTCCAGACTCAACCTGGACGAATACAACCTATTGACAGTTCACAGCTAG
- the atpB gene encoding ATP synthase F0, A subunit yields MAAAGGASPQSEYIQHHLVHLNNLGEKQSVIAQFNVINYDSLFWSGLMGLVVVFFLWLAARRATSGVPGRFQGFVEMIVDMVDDQAKGIVHNAQSRLFVAPLALTVFVWIILMNALDLLPVDLLPSLWRLTGLGAHHGDPLYYHRILPTADLNVPMGMSLGVLLLMFYYGIKIKHPAGFVKELFTAPFHAHGLAAVVLAPFNLLLNLIEYAAKAVSLGMRLFGNMFAGELIFMLIALLGGAWTGFNASSIGLGIGHVLAGSVWAIFHILIVLLQAFIFMMLTLVYIGQAHEGH; encoded by the coding sequence ATGGCTGCAGCCGGTGGCGCGTCGCCTCAGTCCGAGTACATCCAGCATCACTTGGTGCACCTGAACAACCTGGGTGAGAAACAGTCCGTTATCGCCCAGTTCAATGTCATCAACTATGACTCGTTGTTCTGGTCAGGGCTCATGGGCCTGGTCGTCGTCTTTTTCCTGTGGCTGGCCGCGCGCCGTGCCACCTCGGGTGTGCCGGGCCGCTTCCAGGGTTTCGTCGAAATGATCGTCGACATGGTCGACGATCAGGCAAAGGGCATCGTGCATAACGCCCAGAGCCGCCTGTTCGTCGCTCCGCTGGCGCTGACCGTGTTCGTCTGGATCATCCTGATGAACGCGCTTGACCTGCTGCCGGTCGACCTGCTGCCTTCCCTGTGGCGCCTCACCGGTCTGGGTGCCCACCACGGCGATCCGCTTTACTACCACCGCATTCTGCCCACTGCCGACCTGAACGTGCCCATGGGCATGTCGCTGGGCGTGCTGTTGTTGATGTTCTATTACGGCATCAAGATCAAGCACCCCGCTGGTTTCGTCAAAGAATTGTTCACCGCGCCGTTTCACGCGCATGGCCTGGCCGCTGTCGTGCTGGCGCCCTTTAACCTGTTGCTCAACCTCATCGAGTACGCCGCCAAAGCGGTTTCGCTCGGCATGCGGTTGTTCGGCAACATGTTTGCCGGTGAGCTGATCTTTATGCTGATCGCCCTGCTGGGTGGCGCCTGGACGGGCTTCAATGCCTCCAGCATCGGTTTGGGCATTGGGCATGTGTTGGCCGGTTCGGTGTGGGCAATCTTCCACATCCTGATCGTGCTGCTGCAGGCATTCATCTTCATGATGCTGACCCTGGTGTACATCGGTCAGGCTCACGAAGGTCATTGA
- the atpF gene encoding ATP synthase F0, B subunit, translating to MNLNATIFFQMLVFFVLGWFTMKFVWPPLTKAIDERRQKIADGLAAAEKGKADLAQAQARVSLIEASAKSETHARIVDAEKQAAGLIDQACREAEAERARIVAQAAQDAAQEVQRARDALRDEVAALAVKGAEQILKREVDARAHAELLTQLKAQL from the coding sequence GTGAATCTGAACGCGACGATCTTCTTCCAGATGCTCGTGTTCTTCGTTCTGGGCTGGTTCACGATGAAATTCGTGTGGCCGCCCCTGACGAAGGCGATCGATGAGCGCCGCCAAAAAATCGCCGACGGCCTTGCCGCCGCCGAGAAAGGGAAAGCCGACCTGGCCCAGGCCCAAGCGCGCGTCAGTCTGATCGAGGCTTCTGCCAAATCTGAAACCCACGCGCGCATTGTCGACGCTGAGAAGCAAGCTGCCGGCCTGATTGATCAAGCCTGCCGCGAAGCCGAAGCCGAGCGTGCCCGTATCGTGGCCCAGGCCGCCCAGGACGCCGCTCAGGAAGTTCAGCGTGCCCGTGATGCCCTGCGCGACGAAGTCGCCGCGCTGGCCGTCAAGGGTGCCGAACAGATCCTCAAACGCGAGGTGGACGCCCGCGCCCATGCCGAGCTGCTCACCCAGCTCAAGGCACAGCTTTAA
- a CDS encoding integrase core domain protein gives MAYYQRLGVTIQRLLTDNGSAFRSRAFAALCHELGIKHRFTRPYRPQTNGKAERFIQSALREWAYAHTYQNSQHRADAMKSWLHHYNWHRPHQGIGRAVPISRLNLDEYNLLTVHS, from the coding sequence GTGGCCTACTACCAGCGCCTGGGCGTGACCATCCAGCGCTTGCTCACCGACAATGGCTCGGCCTTTCGCAGCCGCGCCTTCGCCGCGCTGTGCCATGAGCTGGGCATCAAGCACCGCTTTACCCGACCTTACCGCCCACAGACCAATGGCAAGGCCGAACGCTTCATCCAGTCGGCCTTGCGTGAGTGGGCTTACGCTCACACCTACCAGAACTCCCAACACCGAGCCGATGCCATGAAATCCTGGCTACACCACTACAACTGGCATCGACCCCACCAAGGCATCGGGCGCGCTGTACCCATCTCCAGACTCAACCTGGACGAATACAACCTATTGACAGTTCACAGCTAG